The genomic stretch AAATTCAAGAAAGCGGATGCCGATGATCTGACTATTACCTTCAAGCCTAACAAGGATATCCTGTATTCCATGGGCCAATCCAAACGGACAGATCAACGGTTGATCGGATTTGCTGCCGAGACAAACAGTATTCAGGAAGCTGCCCAAGGGAAGATGCAACGAAAGAATCTCGACTTGATAGCTGCCAATGATATCACCCAGGAGGGAAGTGGTTTTGGTGTTTCCACCAATGCCATGTTTGTGCTCGATAAAAATGGCCGCAAAGAGACCTGGCCTCAACTGCCAAAAACCGAAGTAGCGTGGCGATTATGGGATCACCTTCTTCTCGATTAAAGACTGCTGAGCAGTTTCGTCCGTGGGTTAATTCCGGGCTACAGTATATTTTCCGTCCTGGTGCGTCAGATGCCGCACAGGCGGTTTCTCAACCTGCGGTTAATTCGCAGCAGCATGCTGGCGGTTGGCAGCAGGGTGATCAAGCTGCGCCCATGGGCCAGCAGGCTCCCCAGCAGCAGGTTTCACGACCGCAAGTTCCAGCTCAACCACAGCAGGCTCAACAACCGACCCCAAGACCACAAGCTTCTCAGCCGGCTCAACCCAGCCAGCCGCAGCAGCAAGTGTCTCCACCAACACAATCTGCACCTGCATCCAAAGTACGTTTTCCTGAGCCGTGGAATTCGTATTTGAAGAAAATTTCGGTGACCAATCCCAAAGTGGTTTGTACCTATATGGAGCTTGGTCTAGATCTTGGGGGCCAGGCTGATCCAAAGCGTCGAGCAGTTTTACGAAATACACTGACGCATCATTTGAAGTGGCCTGCAGGGACAGCTGCTTTTTGGCCAACCGCTGGTCTTGTGAATGGAGCACTGCAACCGAATGGTTCCATGTTCTGGAAAGGGTGGGAGTTGTGGAAGACTCCATACATTGTCTGTTTCGGCAATGAGTCGCTGCAGATCATTCTCCCTGATGCTCAACCTGGCGGAACGACCTATATGTTGGAACACACGATAATTCATGTTGTTCCATCGTTGAAAGAACTGGTTGGTCTTCTTCCTCACGAGCAGCAGTTAGCGCTGGAGCAATTAACCTCTATTCGAATTGCCTAAATTGAGTCACCCCAGCGTAAAACGCCCATATTTCGCCAATGCGCGATTTTTTGTTCGTTTGGCACCTGTGGGTCATTTTTAATTTAATATTTGCTTATTTTGAGTGATTCGGTTGCGTGGTTATCTTGCTGAAATGATGTGATTATCTCTTTTTTACGTTTTTTAGTCCGTTAAAATGGAAAATTCTCATTATTGCGTAATCATTATCACTGGAGTACACCAAATTTTCAAAACAACGTTAATTCACATTGAGGAAACCTTCATTCATCTAAATGGATGTGTGAACCTCTTCAGTGAACTTCATCTTCAATAAAAGGATTTCAGCAATATGAAAGTTCTTATTACCGGTGCTGCCGGTTTCATTGGTTTTCATCTTTCCAAGCGTCTGACAGAGGAAGGGCACGAAGTTGTCGGGTTGGATAATCTCGATCCCTATTATGATGTGAACCTCAAGAAGGCCCGATTGGCAATACTCGGACAAAGCCCCCTGTTCAAACATGTGAATATCAACATGCAGGATAGTGGTCCGGTTGCCGATCTTTTCAAGCAGGAAAAACCGACCCACGTAGTCAACCTGGCAGCTCAGGCCGGTGTGCGTTACTCCATCGAAAATCCCATGGCCTATGTGAATACCAACCTTGTTGGATTCGCCAACATTTTGGAAGGGTGTCGCCACAACGGGGTAGAGCATCTGGTCTATGCTTCCAGTAGTTCCGTGTACGGTATGAATACAAAAATGCCGTTGAGCCCGCATGAGGGTGTTGATCATCCCATGAGCTTGTATGCTGCGACCAAGAAGTCTAATGAGATGATGGCTCACTCCTACAGCAATCTCTATGACCTTCCCACAACCGGGCTGCGCTTCTTCACTGTGTATGGCCCATGGGGTAGACCGGATATGGCGCTGTTCCTCTTCACCAAGAACATCATTGAAGAGAAACCCATCAACGTATTCAATTACGGTAAAATGCGTCGCGACTTCACCTACATTGACGACATCGTAGAGGGTGTCGTTCGTGTTACCAAAAATACTGCCACTCCCAATGAGAACTGGGACGGAAACAATCCGGATCCGTGCACCAGCCCGAAGCCGTACCGCGTGTACAACATCGGTAATAATGCCATCGTTGAACTGTCGCGTTACATTGAGGTAATTGAGGAAGTGGTTGGCAAGAAAGCCATCTGCAACTATATGCCGATGCAGCCTGGTGATGTACCAGCAACTGAAGCCAATGTTGATGATCTTATCAATGATGTAGGGTTCAAGCCTGACACCAGCATTGAAGTTGGTATCAAGAATTTCATTGATTGGTACCGTTCCTATTACGAGGTTTAGGGAGGCGACTATATATAATGTAATGACCCATCAAAAGGTGAGCTGAGTTTCAGCTCACCTTTTTTTCGCTTTTTTTGCCACCACTCCTTGCTATCAAATCCATTTCAGCCTACGAACAGGTGAACGCTTTAGAAAATGTTTCACGTGAAACATTCAAGAAAAAGCGGTTGTGTTTCACGTGAAACATGTGATGATCACAAAATCAGCGTGTAAGAGAGGGTTCTGTGGCGAGAAAAATCGTTGTAGCAAATCAGAAGGGCGGTGTGGGCAAGACAACCACATCAGTAAATCTGGCCGCTTCTTTGGCTGTGATGGAAAAGAAGGTTCTATTGGTTGATTGTGACCCGCAGGGTAATGCATCCAGTGGATTGGGTTTCTATCCGGTTGATCAGAGAGAAAATATTTATTCTGTCCTTTTTGAGCCTAAAAAAATCACCAAGGCAATCTGTGAGACGGATATCCCGTTTCTTGATTTGCTGCCTGGTACACAGGATCTGGTAGGGGCGGAGATTGAACTGGTCGATAAATTTGGCCGGGAATACTATCTTCGTGAACTCCTGGATACCATTGATCAGGATTATGATTTTGTTATCATCGACTGTCCACCATCGCTTGGGTTGCTAACCGTCAATGCGTTGTGTGCGGCCAACGAAATGTTGGTCCCCCTCCAGTGCGAGTATTACGCTTTGGAAGGTATTGCGCAGCTTCTTATGACGTACGAGTTGGTGCGTAAGCGGTTGAACACCGAGTTGGAAATACTTGGAGTTGTTCTGACCATGTACGATTCGAGAAACAGGTTGTCCTGGCAGGTCAAGCATGAAGTCCGGAAAGCGTTTCCTCAACATCTCTTCGAAACCATTATCCCACGAAATGTTCGGCTCTCCGAAGCTCCCAGCTTTGGAAAACCTGTGATCAATTACGATATAAAATCACGGGGTGCTGAAGCATATATGGCATTGGCCCAGGAAGTGGTCAAAAACTCTACCTCGAAGACAAAAGAGGTCTCCAAGGCATAAAAAAACCCCTGCCGAAACAGGGGTGATCAACATGGTGAAAGCGTGATAGTTAGTACCGGGCTTCTTTGTTTTTGTCTTTGCTTTCCTGGTAAGGGGTACACTCAGTGACTATCTCGTCTTTGAAATGTTTTTTAAGAATTTTTGATTTGCACTGTACACAGTTAAAAGAAACAAGGCCGGCGAGGTTGGCTGAGGTCAGATAGAACCGACGGGGTTCATCCGCAGACCAGTCTTCGGTATTGCTACCACACTCAGAACAGTGAACATCCATATCGACAGGGTAGTCGAAATCCCAGTACTCTTTGAGGGTTTCCCACTCGTGGATGGGTTCTGAAATGATTGGTTCAGGTTCAGTTGGCTGGATTCCGAGTTTGTCGGATACATCATTTTTGATGTGATTCCATGCTTCAGCTGAGAGGAGGCAGCCGATAAGGTTGCCGTCTTTGTCGAAAAGTTCGTTGATATGTTCTGACATGAATACTCCGTGGATGCAGGTTGTCTGTAACGGGTTTATAGGCACTTCCGTTAGGACAGGCAAGCAGCATGTACTGAGCAATAGGAGATATACATATGGCAATGGGTAATAAAGGGCTTGGCCGTGGACTGGATGCGTTACTTGGCGGCGTTAAAGAGGATGAAACGATCACTTCGGATGCCGCTGAAGTTCGCTTGATCCCGATCGAAGCGATTACGCCCAATCCGCATCAGCCACGTAGAGAGTTTTCCGAAGAGGCTTTGAAGGATCTTTGTGCATCCATCAAGACGCGTGGGGTGCTTCAGCCTGTATTGATTCGTCCTCTTTCAAGGGGAAAATACGAACTCGTTGCTGGCGAGCGGAGGCTTCGCGCCTCCAAGTTGGCCGGTCTGACAGAGATTCCGACGTTACTTCGGGAAATGTCAGATCAGGAAAGCCTGGCAATTGCATTGATCGAAAACCTGCAGCGCGAAGATTTGAATCCCGTTGAAGAGGCTCTTGGGTACCAGCAGTTGCAGCAGCAGTTTGGTTTGAGTCAGGATGAGCTTGCACGACAGGTGGGTAAAAGCCGCTCTGCCGTAGCCAATGCCTTGCGGTTGTTGAATCTCCCTGAGTCTGTTCAAAGTGAAATTCAGCAGGGGAGCATGTCGGCAGGGCATGGCCGAGCGATTATGGCAGTCACTGACTCGGATATTCAGTCTGAGCTGCAACAGCGTATCAATAATACCGGCATGACGGTTCGTCAGGCAGAAGCTCAGGCGTCATTCTGGAAGCAGCATGGGCGCCTTCCCGGCGCTGATGAAGTTGGACAAAGCACTACATCAGGCAAAGCCTCCAAGGCTGTTTCCAAGCCCCTTTCGCCAGAACTCGAAGAGATTCAGGCGAAGTTGAATGAATTGCTGAACGTTAAAGTAAAGGTCAGTGGTTCTCTTAATAAAGGCAAAGTTACGATAGCTTATGATGATGAAGATAGCTTGCGGAACATTGTGGATGCTTTGGGAAGTTAGCCGAGTATAATCCCATTTTGTTTGGATACAGAGTAGAGCAGTACTAGCTGGATAATAAACGTTTTGAATGACGGTTGAACAATGACATTAGCAAATATTCATGCGGCCATTGATGCTTTGAAAGGGCATAAGGTCATGATCATCGGTGACTTGATGCTTGATCATTATATGATCGGCAGTGTCGATCGTATTTCTCCGGAAGCACCCGTACCTGTTGTTCGGGTTGACAGGGAAACCTCATTACTTGGCGGTGCCGGTAATGTGGCCCGCAACATCACCTCGCTCGGTGGCGATGCCTTGCTGGTTACCGCGGCTGGTAAAGACCCTGATGGTGATCTGTTGGAAGAGCTGTGTAATGAATCACGGATTCGGACTAAAATTATTCGTGATCCTAATCGTCCTACAACTAAAAAGACCCGGATAATCGCCAGTAATCAGCAGGTGGTTCGTGTTGATCAAGAGCTGAATGTTCCTTTGGGTGAGGATGAATCACTTGTTCTTTTCAATTTTCTTGAAGAGATCATTGATGAATTTCCGGTGATCATCCTGTCTGACTACGGGAAAGGGGTCATTTCTCGATCGTTTATGGACAGGTTCATGGCTATGCTGGATCAACGTGAAAAGCGCCCCTTGGTTTTGGTTGATCCCAAGACCGTTAATTATGACCTGTACAAGGGCGTTGACCTTCTTACACCAAATACGAAGGAAGCCGGCGAGGGGGCAGGGTTCCCGGTAACTGATAAAGAGTCTGTCATTCGCGGTGGTAATGCGTTGTTCGACCGATTGGATTGTCATAATCTGCTCATCACTATGGGTGGTGACGGAATGGCGCTTTTTGAAGGACGCGATACTATCCGCCATATCCCGACATTTGCACGAAAGGTCTTTGATGTAACCGGAGCTGGTGACACCGTCATTGCTACCGTCGCACTCGCATTGGCTTCGGGTGCGCAGCTGTTAACAGCTTGTACTCTTGCGAATTATGCTGCTGGTGTAGTGGTAGCCCAAGTGGGCGCAGCTACGGCATCCATCCCTGATTTGACCGAAGTGGTAGATGAATTGCCTGAACCAAGGGTTACCAGTTGGTAAAAATGTTCTTCACGATGTACTCATGATCAGATTGTGATAACGTTGCCAAGGAGCTGATTGGGCCAAGTATAATGTTGTGGAGGAGCCATGCCAAAAAAGAAACAATTTGAGATTGATACGGGGATAATGAATCTTGGGGCCGCCAAGATTGATACTCCTCTTCGAAATCCCCGTTTTGTTGATGATAAGGTACCGCAACGATTGATGATGACTTCTGAAGAGTTGAGCGAACTCGCAGATGAAGTTGTTCCCATGCAGTTTGAAAAAGCTGGCCCTAGGCAAAAGCTGTTCTTTGATCCGTCCAAGACCAAGTGCGCTGTTGTTACCTGCGGGGGGATTTGCCCTGGGGTCAATGACGTGATCAGGGCGTTGGTCATGGAAGCTCATCACAACTACGGCATTCGATCAGTCATTGGGATTCGTAATGGATTCAGGGGTTTTATCCCGGAGTATGGGTATGATCTCGTTGATTTGACTCTGGATCGAGTCGCAGACATCCACCATCTTGGAGGCACCATACTCGGCTCATCCCGAGGGATTCAGGATGCAACCGTTATCGTTGACTCGCTGGAGCGGCTGAACATCAATGTGCTGCTCGTTATCG from Pseudodesulfovibrio profundus encodes the following:
- a CDS encoding NAD-dependent epimerase, producing MKVLITGAAGFIGFHLSKRLTEEGHEVVGLDNLDPYYDVNLKKARLAILGQSPLFKHVNINMQDSGPVADLFKQEKPTHVVNLAAQAGVRYSIENPMAYVNTNLVGFANILEGCRHNGVEHLVYASSSSVYGMNTKMPLSPHEGVDHPMSLYAATKKSNEMMAHSYSNLYDLPTTGLRFFTVYGPWGRPDMALFLFTKNIIEEKPINVFNYGKMRRDFTYIDDIVEGVVRVTKNTATPNENWDGNNPDPCTSPKPYRVYNIGNNAIVELSRYIEVIEEVVGKKAICNYMPMQPGDVPATEANVDDLINDVGFKPDTSIEVGIKNFIDWYRSYYEV
- a CDS encoding ParA family protein, which gives rise to MARKIVVANQKGGVGKTTTSVNLAASLAVMEKKVLLVDCDPQGNASSGLGFYPVDQRENIYSVLFEPKKITKAICETDIPFLDLLPGTQDLVGAEIELVDKFGREYYLRELLDTIDQDYDFVIIDCPPSLGLLTVNALCAANEMLVPLQCEYYALEGIAQLLMTYELVRKRLNTELEILGVVLTMYDSRNRLSWQVKHEVRKAFPQHLFETIIPRNVRLSEAPSFGKPVINYDIKSRGAEAYMALAQEVVKNSTSKTKEVSKA
- a CDS encoding ParB/RepB/Spo0J family partition protein codes for the protein MAMGNKGLGRGLDALLGGVKEDETITSDAAEVRLIPIEAITPNPHQPRREFSEEALKDLCASIKTRGVLQPVLIRPLSRGKYELVAGERRLRASKLAGLTEIPTLLREMSDQESLAIALIENLQREDLNPVEEALGYQQLQQQFGLSQDELARQVGKSRSAVANALRLLNLPESVQSEIQQGSMSAGHGRAIMAVTDSDIQSELQQRINNTGMTVRQAEAQASFWKQHGRLPGADEVGQSTTSGKASKAVSKPLSPELEEIQAKLNELLNVKVKVSGSLNKGKVTIAYDDEDSLRNIVDALGS
- the rfaE1 gene encoding D-glycero-beta-D-manno-heptose-7-phosphate kinase; the encoded protein is MTLANIHAAIDALKGHKVMIIGDLMLDHYMIGSVDRISPEAPVPVVRVDRETSLLGGAGNVARNITSLGGDALLVTAAGKDPDGDLLEELCNESRIRTKIIRDPNRPTTKKTRIIASNQQVVRVDQELNVPLGEDESLVLFNFLEEIIDEFPVIILSDYGKGVISRSFMDRFMAMLDQREKRPLVLVDPKTVNYDLYKGVDLLTPNTKEAGEGAGFPVTDKESVIRGGNALFDRLDCHNLLITMGGDGMALFEGRDTIRHIPTFARKVFDVTGAGDTVIATVALALASGAQLLTACTLANYAAGVVVAQVGAATASIPDLTEVVDELPEPRVTSW